The genomic interval TCAATCCCTGATGGATAAGTCAATGCGGAGTGTGTTTGGTAATTATGTCCAATTAATTCGGAAGGATAACAAATCCAGTAGCATTTGGTGTGTGTTAACCTaaaatataaatccaaataCCTTTCAGTGGGAAATATTCCATATGAAGCAACAGAGGAAAATTTAAAGGATATATTCAGCGAAGTTGGTCCAGTCCTATCGTTCAAGTAAGGCTATTAAAGATTTGATTTTACGACCGTCTTTAAACTAATGCTGCTGCATCAAAATAGAATACCAGACATTCCAGTGTGCAGCATTTGATTTTTAACTATTTTACAGACTTGTATTCGACCGAGAGACAGGAAAACCAAAAGGATATGGATTTTGCGAATACAAAGATCAAGAGACAGCGCTTAGTGCTATGCGTAACTTGAATGGCTATGAAATAGGAGGGAGAACCTTGAGAGTTGACAATGCCTGCACAGAGAAGAGTCGCATGGAAATGCAGAGCCTTCTCCAAGGGCAAAATACTGAAAATCCCTATGGGGAGGCAGTGCAAGCTGACAAAGCACCAGAGGCTATAAGCAAGGCAGTCGCTTCTTTGCCTCCTGAACAGATGTTTGAACTTATGAAACAAATGAAACTGTGCGTGCAGAATAATCCTAATGAGGCACGGCAAATGCTACTGCAAAATCCGCAACTTGCATATGCTTTACTTCAAGCCCAAGTCGTCATGAGAATTGTCGACCCTCAAACTGCAGTTAATATGCTACATAAAGCAAATCCAATCCCCGGCGTTATCTTACCAAGTGATAAAGTGCCGCTGCATCCAATTGTTCCAAGAATCGAAGAGCCTTGGACACCCAGGCCAACACCTACACCAGTTAATCCCCCTGCTCCTATTTTTGCTGGTAAATAACAGGATACTGCTCTTCAATCAGTGTAATGATACTTATTCAAATATTACTGAATACTTTGCAGGGCAAGATGTTGATTTACGTACATTGGATAGACAAATCGATCCAAGGTTGGCTAGAATGGATCAGGACTTGCGTTTGCCACCACAGCTTGCATCTGGTACGGTTACCCCAGTAACTATGGTTCCTCCAACTGATCCAAGATCGGCAACGCTGAATACCAATCTTCCAGAGCCGTTAGTATATTGACTACAtcatgtatgaaatgaaatttaaaataatcCCTGGTCTGCCTTCTTTTACAGCATTCTTCCGGCGGATGGTATAGAGAGGTGTCAATATCATATTTGTAGAGAATTTAGCTCAGACTTTAAATATTACaagataattatattattctttCTAGTTTTGGTCGTGATCCGAGAGGTGACAGATTTGGACGGGAGACACGCGATCCGCGAGATCCTAGGATGCCAGTTGATCCTagaattgcaaaaataaatcgtgAGTATATTCAAACAGTGAGGGTATCGCACCCTTATAGATCCGAGAACTTATCATTTGTATTACAGCACCAGCTCCTGGAGTAACATCTGTCCCACCGAGACCAATTGTAGCAACACCTGTACCACCACCTACTGCAAGTGGTATCAATCCGATTAATCCAGCAAACTTGTCGACGCCAAGTACAGCTACCTCAAGACTAATGGCAGGCATGTCACCTGCTGGTAACATTCCCAGCGGTGCATCTGATCAAGAAAAGGTAACATACTATGCATGTTCTCGTTGCTACGTACTTCACCTTGCAATGATActaaaaactttttctctttgtcccACTACAGGCGGCACTGATCATGCAAGTTCTTCAACTTTCGGATGAGCAAATTGCCATGCTCCCACCAGAACAGAGACAAAGCATTTTGGTTTTGAAAGAACAAATTGCAAAGAGCACCCAACGATAAGTGAGTTATTTGcctgatgaaataaaattattccatctgtaattttttatcaaactatGAATATTAGACGCTGTATTTTTTCTAAATGGATATGAAAAAAGGATAATTTTATTGGAGACTTAAGCAATCAATAGATCATGGAGATTGTCATATCTTGTATTGATGTATTATcacagaaaataaaacaatggtAAAGATTAATACAAAACtacaaattaaatttaagtgataaaaatcaattaagGTTAGATTAATATAAATTCTGAATATCAGTCTCTAGACGTTTCGGAAACATCCTCTTCCTCAGAAGTACAGACATTTCAAACTTTTGGTATAATGCTAAAGTCAACATGAATATATTTCTTCATATATTTAACCGGAAACAAATTTAGTTAgtttttctgtaaaaaaaaattatttcttattttatattacGTGAAAGTTACTACTCTACCACTTCAAATATTCCGTCTTTAATGAGGGAATCGTAACGCAGTTCGGTGCAACTTTCATCTGAATACAGCTCCACGTCAATACAATCAAGAAAACGTTCCTGAAATGTGATAATTCAACAAATCGGTGATATCGATGACTCGCtaacgatttaaaaaaagttagaaatatttttgcgaTCAACAGTTCTATtaggtatttgaaaatatctgagtaaaaaaatcataccaTTACTCGTGCGCGGATTGCACCTTGGTAAAAGATTTCATTGAATGAGGGCAATAATGCTTTTACCGATACTTGAGGGTCTGCGCGAATATTCCATAGTCTACATCGCATATTTATCACAGGTACGGCCAGCCACTCTTCTTTTAATTGATGCACTCTAAAAGATAAATCAAACCGTGTGATCATAACTGATGAAAGTTTAGTTGCAGAGGCTAAACTTACTTGTCAATTGATTGATATTCCACGTTACCGAAATCAACATATTGCACTTGAACTTCTCGACTATTGGGTAAAATTTCGACTATCTTAGCCCTATACCACCCTGATTCAACATCATGATCATACTTCGCGCAACACGGAGCACCTACAAATAACAGGTAGTAGAGAATCTCTACttcaatgataaaaataactgaATATAATTACCAAGTCTTATGTGCACGAGTTTTGGCTGGTCATGTGCTTTGTTTTGCATATCCGCGACAACAGTAGCGATTCGTTGTCGACATTTGTCTATATACTGAAAACAATTCACATAGGAAatggaaattcatcgatcattCGGATACATTCTGCTGAGATCTCACTCAGCACAGTGACAtggaataatataatttgtttCGTGCAATTTGTACAATACCTCGATTCCCATAGACTTGTCAACTTGTGCATAGAACACTGTAGCGCTTTCAATATGTCGTGGATCTAAGTCTACGATCTCCAGATTATCGGGAACGTATAAATACTCGTAATCAATAAAGTCTTCCTCCCCTtcgtcattctcattctcatcttcttcttcattttgtgGAGTAGAAGTTGCTCTCTGGAAAGATTCGTTCTTGGAATGCAAGTCCTTTAGACTTTGGAtctcaataattaatttcggATTTTCACAGCCTCCTGTGCTGATATCCGAATCTATTGAGATGCCTTTTTTCAATACGACGAGTGATCCAGTAAgtatttcttcttgtttttcatccaCCTTGAAGATCGGAGATACGAGTTCCGAACTCGAGGACGAGCATCGGTTGATGAACAGGGATTGCTGTGCTGGAGCAGAGCGCACATAATCATCCACGCACCCTTCGACAATCACATCCTCACTGTCGAAACCGATTAAGTCCGAGCCATCGTTACAAGAACCTTCGCAAAATGATTTTTCCGATTCCATGCCACGGATATCGAAATATTGTTCATACTTCAAGTACCGTAATAAATCCATATCTTTGAATTCACTCAAGGTGATCGATATCTGTTTGGTGAGACGTTACAAAGTTGTTTAGAAAAACGATATACATCGcttacatattttaaaaaatggttAAAAAAATACTCACTAAGAGCAGCTGTGAATCGCTGTCATCTAAAATCGTGATTTGGCTTTGTTTATCAACCAAGATCGTATGTATAATGTCCAATTCCGACGTATTCCATCGACCATCTGGCTTAGACTGAAACGGAGTCATTcatacaataaatatttcttcaaGTTACCGCCGTTGTGCCAGAAGAGCTACACAGTAAAagcgtaataataaaaaaaacttaccgAAACCAATCCTTGGATCTTGCATTTTATTGCTTGAATTGGAATATGACCCATTATAACACGTTTTCTCAATGTGCCAACTTCGCATACCTCTACATTTCCGTAGTCCACAAAAATAACCTGAGAAAATAGGTTTTTGTGTTAGAAAACAGCGGTACTAACTCACAAACAGAATTATAAATTAACAGATGATTTAAGTACCTTGATTAGACCATCCTCAGGTGCTTCAAGAACTTGAGCACGATACCACTTGTGATCGGCATGATATAGGGCAATGCATACATCGTTTGGAGCCCATTGTAAATCGCATTTTTCTGGTACCGATTCCATGTAATGATCTTGTAGCGCAGCATCAATATACTCTAACATCTTGGCATCTAATGAAACAGCAGCTAGTAGAAATATCAAAGTTATGTGGGCATTAAAATGATATGCAGTTTAACATACTGTCTTCTAGCGAATGTAGATGTACGATGCAATCTTGGTCAATATTTGTAGCAACcccaaagaatttttttttttggaatggCACAGCTGGTATCCAGGCCGCAAGTGGAGGGGGTATTGGAACCACATTTGTCTCTTTTTCAATATCACTTTCATCTTTGCTGCTTAgatcgaattccgaaataacatttgatgcaaaaaatatcgatgCATCACTAGGGCTATTTGAGATACAACTTGACCCTCGAGTTTTATTCCACCATTTAACAT from Athalia rosae chromosome 6, iyAthRosa1.1, whole genome shotgun sequence carries:
- the LOC105688660 gene encoding cleavage stimulation factor subunit 2 isoform X2, with protein sequence MSNSTISDQSLMDKSMRSVFVGNIPYEATEENLKDIFSEVGPVLSFKLVFDRETGKPKGYGFCEYKDQETALSAMRNLNGYEIGGRTLRVDNACTEKSRMEMQSLLQGQNTENPYGEAVQADKAPEAISKAVASLPPEQMFELMKQMKLCVQNNPNEARQMLLQNPQLAYALLQAQVVMRIVDPQTAVNMLHKANPIPGVILPSDKVPLHPIVPRIEEPWTPRPTPTPVNPPAPIFAGQDVDLRTLDRQIDPRLARMDQDLRLPPQLASGTVTPVTMVPPTDPRSATLNTNLPEPFGRDPRGDRFGRETRDPRDPRMPVDPRIAKINPPAPGVTSVPPRPIVATPVPPPTASGINPINPANLSTPSTATSRLMAGMSPAGNIPSGASDQEKAALIMQVLQLSDEQIAMLPPEQRQSILVLKEQIAKSTQR
- the LOC105688660 gene encoding cleavage stimulation factor subunit 2 isoform X1, giving the protein MSNSTISDQSLMDKSMRSVFVGNIPYEATEENLKDIFSEVGPVLSFKLVFDRETGKPKGYGFCEYKDQETALSAMRNLNGYEIGGRTLRVDNACTEKSRMEMQSLLQGQNTENPYGEAVQADKAPEAISKAVASLPPEQMFELMKQMKLCVQNNPNEARQMLLQNPQLAYALLQAQVVMRIVDPQTAVNMLHKANPIPGVILPSDKVPLHPIVPRIEEPWTPRPTPTPVNPPAPIFAGQDVDLRTLDRQIDPRLARMDQDLRLPPQLASGTVTPVTMVPPTDPRSATLNTNLPEPILPADGIESFGRDPRGDRFGRETRDPRDPRMPVDPRIAKINPPAPGVTSVPPRPIVATPVPPPTASGINPINPANLSTPSTATSRLMAGMSPAGNIPSGASDQEKAALIMQVLQLSDEQIAMLPPEQRQSILVLKEQIAKSTQR